In the genome of Terribacillus sp. FSL K6-0262, one region contains:
- a CDS encoding antibiotic biosynthesis monooxygenase → MTGKEKRAQAPYYAVIFTSQRTEGDNGYGHMAQVMEDLASKQKGFLGMESARDSGLGITVSYWESLHDIKSWKENAAHVAAQEKGKAIWYKNYNVRICKVEREYSFEM, encoded by the coding sequence ATGACTGGTAAAGAGAAAAGAGCACAAGCACCGTATTATGCAGTCATATTCACATCCCAAAGAACGGAAGGCGACAATGGATATGGACATATGGCACAAGTGATGGAAGATCTCGCATCGAAGCAAAAGGGCTTTTTAGGAATGGAGAGTGCACGGGATAGCGGGTTGGGAATAACGGTTTCGTATTGGGAATCGCTGCATGATATCAAGAGCTGGAAGGAAAACGCAGCCCATGTGGCGGCACAAGAAAAGGGGAAAGCGATATGGTATAAAAATTATAATGTCCGAATTTGTAAGGTGGAAAGAGAGTATTCTTTTGAGATGTAA
- a CDS encoding DUF4064 domain-containing protein codes for MSRTTEFVLGLIGGILGFFGAIFALFIGSVDAAFSETGTSSLTGLGWFAFLFSTLAIIGSIVVKSKPKFGGILLLISAVGGLISISFFYLISAVLIAIAGLMGVFRKNKNVKQAA; via the coding sequence ATGAGCAGAACTACAGAATTCGTATTAGGCCTAATCGGAGGTATACTAGGGTTCTTCGGGGCAATTTTCGCTTTATTTATCGGCAGCGTCGATGCTGCTTTTAGCGAAACCGGTACAAGTTCACTTACCGGGTTGGGATGGTTTGCCTTCTTATTCTCAACTCTTGCTATCATTGGTTCAATCGTCGTTAAATCAAAACCAAAATTTGGCGGTATTTTACTTTTAATCTCGGCAGTCGGAGGACTAATCAGCATCTCTTTCTTCTATTTAATTTCTGCCGTATTAATCGCTATCGCAGGTTTAATGGGCGTATTCAGAAAGAACAAAAACGTAAAGCAAGCCGCTTAA
- a CDS encoding response regulator transcription factor has protein sequence MKDNDYRPKQLLTKREKEVFELLVQDKTTKEIAQELFISEKTVRNHISNTMQKLGVKGRSQAVVELLRMGELKL, from the coding sequence TTGAAGGATAATGACTACAGGCCAAAACAATTACTCACCAAACGAGAAAAAGAAGTCTTTGAACTATTGGTTCAGGATAAGACAACCAAGGAAATCGCCCAAGAGCTGTTTATCTCAGAAAAAACAGTACGTAACCACATATCTAATACGATGCAGAAACTGGGAGTAAAGGGACGGTCTCAGGCTGTAGTGGAGCTCCTTCGCATGGGGGAACTGAAGCTCTGA
- a CDS encoding S66 peptidase family protein has product MIIPNKLKKGDEIRIIAPSRSLRILSGNGIQTAAKRLQALGFHVTFGKNVEVCDLQDSSSIEQRLEDLHEAFADKNVKAILTAIGGFNSNELLPYVDYALLTENPKILCGFSDITALANAISAKCNFITYSGPHFSSFQMDGLQAYQTAYFKKCLMEGQSFELQPSNEWSDDVWFLDQDDRTYEETEWKVYASGSTTGTLIGGNLCTLNLLQGTEYIPDIQERILFLEDDELTTPETFARDLTSLLQTSKSIKALLLGRFQKKSNVSEKQLHFILDKHPQLKNIPVIYDMDFGHTQPIMTLPIGGEIRIDTKNMRLEVHEF; this is encoded by the coding sequence ATGATCATTCCCAACAAACTAAAAAAAGGTGACGAAATCCGAATCATTGCACCCAGCCGCTCTCTAAGAATCTTGTCTGGGAACGGCATTCAAACAGCAGCCAAACGGCTTCAAGCTTTAGGCTTTCATGTCACATTCGGTAAAAATGTCGAAGTGTGTGACTTACAAGATTCTTCTTCCATTGAACAACGCTTGGAGGATTTGCACGAAGCCTTTGCTGACAAGAATGTGAAAGCAATTCTAACGGCAATTGGCGGATTCAATAGCAATGAGTTATTGCCATATGTAGATTATGCATTACTAACGGAAAATCCCAAAATATTATGTGGATTTAGTGATATTACAGCACTTGCAAATGCCATAAGTGCAAAATGCAATTTCATTACATATTCCGGACCGCACTTTTCAAGTTTCCAAATGGATGGGTTACAAGCATACCAAACAGCTTATTTCAAGAAATGCCTGATGGAAGGGCAATCCTTTGAACTGCAGCCTTCGAATGAATGGAGTGATGATGTTTGGTTCCTGGATCAGGATGATCGCACGTATGAGGAAACGGAATGGAAGGTTTATGCAAGCGGAAGCACAACAGGAACATTGATTGGAGGGAACCTTTGTACTCTCAATCTGCTGCAAGGAACCGAATACATACCCGATATCCAAGAACGTATCTTATTCTTAGAAGACGATGAATTGACTACCCCTGAAACTTTCGCTAGAGATTTAACATCCTTGCTCCAAACAAGCAAAAGCATAAAAGCACTTTTGTTAGGACGTTTTCAAAAGAAATCAAATGTATCCGAAAAGCAGCTTCATTTTATTTTGGATAAACACCCGCAATTAAAAAACATACCCGTTATTTATGATATGGATTTCGGTCATACACAGCCAATAATGACCTTGCCTATTGGAGGAGAGATACGTATAGATACCAAAAATATGCGATTAGAAGTCCATGAATTTTAA
- a CDS encoding potassium/proton antiporter: protein MHDYMITNQFIFLFALLLVVSVVVTKFSTRLGVPALVLFIAVGMIVGSDGFGLVYFDNAHLAEAIGIFALIVILFEGGLHANWHSMKPALAPAMTMATIGVLLTAAIVAVAAHYIFDLTWLESVLIGSIVGSTDAAAVFSVLKGQNVKEKLAATLEAESGTNDPMAMFLTITCIELISGHGSNVVSMIGSFIWEMGAGAAMGLLIGYIAVTAINRINLDTSGLYPLFALAFALISYGFTSIIHASGLLAVYVSALYIGNAEITYRRSIIRFNEGFGWLMQICMFVLLGLFVFPTQLFTPSLMIKGFLLSLVLIFLARPLATFLSLIRFKYTAKEKLFISWAGLKGAVPIVLALFPLIAGIENSQLIFNAVFFVVLLSTVLQGSTVTPLAAKLKLVEPPTTNEIETLELISMGRNNLEMVEYKPTDLNEITGKRLEDLNFPETTLINAILRSGEIISPNGQTVIKAGDTLYIMVALPYKKQLAKYLRRNKLI from the coding sequence ATGCATGATTATATGATTACCAATCAATTTATTTTTCTCTTCGCGCTGCTGCTTGTTGTAAGTGTCGTGGTGACGAAGTTTTCGACGAGGCTTGGTGTCCCGGCGCTTGTCTTGTTCATCGCGGTCGGGATGATCGTCGGGAGCGATGGCTTTGGTCTTGTTTATTTCGATAATGCCCATTTGGCGGAGGCAATCGGTATTTTTGCCCTGATTGTCATTTTATTCGAAGGCGGTCTCCACGCGAATTGGCATTCGATGAAGCCGGCACTTGCCCCTGCCATGACGATGGCAACGATCGGTGTATTGCTGACAGCGGCCATCGTCGCTGTGGCGGCTCATTATATCTTCGATCTGACATGGCTGGAATCCGTCCTCATTGGATCGATCGTCGGATCGACGGATGCAGCGGCAGTGTTTTCTGTCCTCAAGGGACAGAATGTCAAAGAAAAGCTTGCCGCGACACTGGAAGCAGAATCCGGCACGAATGATCCGATGGCGATGTTCCTGACGATCACCTGTATCGAGTTGATCAGCGGCCATGGTTCCAATGTGGTCAGCATGATCGGCAGCTTTATCTGGGAAATGGGAGCAGGTGCTGCGATGGGGCTGCTCATTGGATATATCGCCGTGACGGCAATCAATCGGATCAACTTGGATACGAGCGGCCTTTACCCGTTGTTTGCGCTTGCTTTCGCTTTGATAAGTTATGGATTTACGTCCATCATCCATGCTTCCGGATTATTGGCGGTATATGTGAGCGCGCTTTATATCGGGAATGCGGAAATTACATATCGCCGATCCATCATCCGCTTCAATGAGGGCTTCGGCTGGCTCATGCAGATCTGCATGTTCGTTTTGTTGGGATTGTTTGTGTTTCCGACGCAATTATTCACACCCAGCCTCATGATCAAAGGCTTCCTGCTGTCGCTTGTTTTGATATTCCTGGCTCGTCCGCTGGCAACCTTCCTGTCATTGATTCGCTTCAAATACACAGCAAAAGAGAAGCTGTTCATCTCGTGGGCCGGGCTTAAAGGGGCCGTACCGATTGTACTTGCACTCTTTCCGCTCATCGCCGGAATCGAGAACAGCCAGCTCATCTTCAATGCTGTCTTCTTCGTCGTCCTGTTATCGACTGTATTGCAGGGCTCGACTGTCACACCGCTTGCGGCGAAGCTGAAATTGGTGGAGCCGCCGACCACGAATGAGATAGAAACGCTTGAATTGATCAGCATGGGACGGAACAATCTCGAGATGGTAGAATATAAACCAACGGATTTGAATGAGATCACCGGCAAACGGCTGGAGGATCTCAATTTCCCGGAGACGACATTGATCAATGCCATCCTGCGCAGCGGTGAGATCATCTCGCCGAATGGACAGACAGTCATCAAAGCTGGCGACACGCTGTATATCATGGTCGCTTTGCCATATAAGAAACAACTCGCAAAATATTTACGCAGGAATAAACTAATATAA
- a CDS encoding MarR family transcriptional regulator: protein MVHDTLTAERIAAIEKELRHISAIIKQKGREILLQYPITAPQFVALQWLADKGDMTTGELSQTIRLAISTTTDIVDRLEKNELVKRVRDERDRRIVRVHILEKGEQIIAEVIKKRQAYLKKLLETFSPEEADQLQLLLHKLHGKMNDYEQLEAETEKKKRR from the coding sequence ATGGTGCACGACACACTGACAGCGGAAAGAATTGCAGCAATCGAGAAGGAGCTGCGGCATATTTCTGCAATCATCAAGCAAAAAGGACGGGAGATCCTCCTGCAGTACCCGATTACTGCACCGCAGTTCGTCGCGCTGCAATGGCTGGCGGACAAAGGGGATATGACGACCGGCGAGCTTTCCCAGACAATCAGGCTTGCCATCAGCACGACGACCGATATCGTCGATCGCTTGGAAAAGAACGAGCTGGTAAAGCGGGTGCGTGATGAAAGGGATCGGCGTATCGTCCGGGTGCATATCCTTGAAAAGGGAGAGCAAATCATCGCAGAAGTGATCAAAAAGCGTCAAGCATATCTGAAAAAGCTGCTGGAAACTTTTTCTCCTGAAGAGGCTGACCAGCTGCAGTTGCTCTTACATAAGTTACACGGTAAAATGAATGATTACGAACAGCTAGAGGCTGAAACAGAGAAGAAAAAGAGGAGATAA
- the racE gene encoding glutamate racemase — translation MDYPIGVIDSGVGGLTVARELMRQLPKENLIYVGDTLRCPYGPRPEEEIVEYTWDMVNFLLEKNIKMLVIACNTATAYTLEELKQKLDIPVVGVIEPGARAAIKTTKTNHIGVLGTEGTIRSHAYRKALKNINSELEIEGLACPAFAPMVEKGVVSGPLARQVIEEALVDLKDWKEMDTLILGCTHYPIIKPVIEEVVGDAVEVISSGDETAREVSAILGFKRKLYEGDRPVSHKFYATGDTKLFMKIANMWLKQPVTEVDRIQLGSAQSI, via the coding sequence GTGGATTATCCGATTGGTGTCATTGATTCAGGAGTAGGCGGTCTGACCGTTGCGAGGGAGCTGATGCGTCAGCTGCCGAAGGAAAACCTCATCTATGTCGGCGATACATTGCGCTGCCCGTACGGTCCGAGACCGGAAGAGGAAATAGTGGAATATACGTGGGATATGGTGAACTTCCTCCTGGAAAAGAACATCAAAATGCTTGTGATTGCCTGCAATACAGCGACGGCTTATACGTTGGAAGAGCTGAAGCAGAAGCTTGATATACCGGTCGTGGGTGTCATCGAGCCAGGCGCGCGTGCAGCAATCAAGACAACGAAAACGAATCATATCGGTGTACTCGGTACGGAGGGGACGATCCGCAGTCATGCGTACCGGAAAGCGCTGAAAAATATAAATAGTGAGCTGGAAATCGAGGGGCTTGCCTGCCCGGCATTTGCCCCGATGGTGGAAAAGGGTGTTGTTTCGGGTCCATTGGCGCGCCAAGTCATTGAAGAGGCGCTGGTAGACTTGAAGGATTGGAAGGAAATGGACACCCTCATCCTTGGCTGCACGCATTATCCGATCATCAAGCCGGTGATCGAGGAAGTGGTCGGGGATGCTGTGGAAGTGATCAGTTCCGGAGATGAAACGGCACGGGAAGTGAGTGCCATCCTAGGCTTCAAACGGAAGCTCTATGAAGGGGATCGCCCCGTTTCCCATAAGTTTTATGCAACGGGGGATACAAAGCTTTTCATGAAAATCGCGAATATGTGGCTGAAGCAGCCGGTGACGGAAGTAGACAGGATACAGCTTGGCAGTGCGCAATCAATCTGA
- a CDS encoding GerMN domain-containing protein, with translation MNKKIAGLFTSVIGLSILLAGCSLKGEQAVDEVDVPQDTTYVDELEENALEPGAAEGEAPAEGEAPAEGDEEKQPEEGAKEGESATAKRQLFLLDANGMVVPMTFELPQTNEVAKETLEYLVKDGPVTDMLPNGFEAVLPAGTTINGIDAQKDGTLVVDFSKEFNEYEAANEKKILESITYTLTQFENVKDVAIRVEGQDLAKMPVDGTPIGKSYSRADGINLMDNGITTVDSESVTLYFPAEAVDGTPYEVPVTERMNSNADNDYEEIVNALIDGPSMDSNLSNVFNTGSALTSEPTLKDGVLNLEFNKEVLSNVDEAAITDQLMETLVMSLTEREEVEAVSVKVEGVEEVFNEHGEAYAEPVTREQYVPAEKL, from the coding sequence ATGAATAAGAAAATAGCAGGTCTTTTCACTAGCGTAATAGGCCTTTCCATTTTATTGGCCGGATGCTCCTTGAAAGGAGAGCAGGCTGTCGATGAAGTCGACGTGCCGCAGGATACAACCTATGTGGACGAGCTGGAGGAAAATGCACTTGAACCGGGTGCAGCAGAAGGCGAAGCGCCGGCTGAAGGAGAGGCACCGGCAGAAGGCGATGAGGAGAAGCAGCCTGAAGAAGGTGCCAAGGAAGGCGAATCTGCCACTGCCAAGCGTCAGCTGTTCCTATTGGATGCCAATGGAATGGTGGTGCCGATGACCTTCGAACTGCCGCAGACAAATGAAGTAGCCAAAGAAACCTTGGAATACCTTGTGAAAGACGGTCCCGTGACGGACATGCTTCCGAATGGCTTCGAGGCAGTATTGCCGGCAGGTACGACCATCAATGGAATCGACGCCCAGAAAGATGGTACTTTGGTCGTCGACTTCTCGAAAGAGTTCAATGAATACGAAGCAGCAAACGAGAAAAAAATCCTCGAGTCCATCACGTACACGCTGACACAGTTTGAGAATGTGAAGGACGTAGCAATCCGTGTAGAGGGACAAGATTTGGCGAAAATGCCAGTGGATGGCACACCGATCGGGAAAAGCTATTCCCGTGCCGATGGCATCAACTTGATGGACAATGGCATCACGACTGTGGACAGCGAGTCTGTCACGCTTTACTTCCCGGCCGAGGCAGTCGATGGTACGCCTTATGAAGTGCCAGTGACAGAGCGGATGAACAGCAATGCCGACAACGACTATGAAGAAATCGTCAATGCACTGATCGACGGACCATCGATGGACAGCAATTTGTCCAATGTCTTCAACACAGGCTCCGCCCTCACATCCGAGCCAACATTGAAAGATGGCGTGCTCAACCTGGAATTCAACAAGGAAGTATTGAGTAATGTCGATGAAGCTGCCATCACAGACCAACTGATGGAAACACTTGTGATGAGCTTGACAGAACGTGAGGAAGTGGAAGCAGTCTCCGTCAAGGTGGAAGGCGTCGAAGAAGTGTTCAATGAACATGGGGAAGCCTATGCTGAACCTGTGACAAGAGAACAGTACGTTCCGGCTGAAAAACTATGA
- a CDS encoding Rrf2 family transcriptional regulator — translation MKFTKATNYALHTMLYLAKERADQQPIGVQQLADHQQVSPTYLSKILTKLVKEGLITSSSGANGGYRLRSGWQQLSFFDIIQAIEGKASIFECSLHDEPACVVKRVMEKAEVQMEKELRQTTIASLLEDKSSE, via the coding sequence ATGAAATTCACCAAAGCGACGAACTATGCTCTGCACACAATGCTTTATTTAGCCAAAGAAAGAGCGGATCAGCAGCCGATTGGGGTGCAGCAGCTTGCAGATCATCAGCAGGTTTCCCCGACGTATTTATCCAAGATTCTCACGAAGCTGGTAAAAGAAGGCCTGATTACCTCTTCTTCGGGAGCAAACGGCGGATACAGGCTCAGGAGTGGATGGCAGCAGCTCTCCTTTTTCGATATCATTCAAGCGATTGAGGGGAAAGCCTCCATCTTTGAATGCAGCTTGCATGACGAGCCGGCTTGTGTTGTGAAACGTGTAATGGAAAAAGCAGAAGTGCAAATGGAGAAGGAGCTTCGTCAGACAACGATAGCTTCTTTGCTGGAAGATAAAAGCAGCGAATGA
- a CDS encoding NAD(P)/FAD-dependent oxidoreductase, with product MGKWDCAIIGGGAAGMSAALQLARARKRVVIFDDDTNRNRVTQESHGFLTRDGITPAQFREEARQDLGKYPTVTFVAAEVTGIKKQTTMADFQVQTNDSSYLADKVLLATGIRESFPAIPSIASFYGRSIFSCPYCDGYERREEPLILFAEAEAGILHMGKLLLNWTGDLVIASNGNILGEETFSLFEKHGVRVEQAKITKLIGENGMLREVVFENGKRIKRSGGFVVPQFIRKDSLAADMGCTFDEEGKLITEASGQTSVPHVYAAGEYVNQAPSSLILAAAEGAKVAASMNLHFVESRFS from the coding sequence ATGGGAAAATGGGATTGTGCGATAATCGGCGGCGGTGCGGCAGGGATGAGTGCAGCGCTGCAGCTTGCCAGGGCGCGAAAGCGTGTGGTTATTTTTGATGATGATACAAACCGAAACCGAGTAACACAGGAATCGCATGGGTTCTTGACAAGAGACGGCATCACCCCAGCGCAATTCAGGGAAGAAGCCAGACAGGATCTGGGTAAATATCCGACTGTCACATTTGTTGCAGCAGAAGTGACAGGCATCAAGAAGCAAACGACAATGGCTGATTTCCAAGTCCAAACGAATGACAGCAGCTATCTTGCAGACAAGGTTTTGCTGGCGACGGGTATCCGTGAATCATTCCCTGCCATTCCTTCCATAGCCTCCTTTTATGGAAGGAGTATTTTCTCCTGCCCTTATTGCGATGGCTATGAACGCAGAGAGGAGCCGCTGATCCTATTCGCGGAAGCGGAAGCAGGCATTCTCCATATGGGAAAATTGCTGCTTAACTGGACAGGAGATCTTGTCATCGCCTCCAATGGAAATATACTTGGTGAGGAGACATTTTCTTTATTCGAAAAGCATGGGGTGCGCGTGGAACAGGCAAAGATCACGAAGCTGATCGGGGAAAATGGCATGCTGCGGGAAGTCGTCTTTGAAAATGGGAAACGCATAAAACGATCAGGCGGCTTCGTCGTGCCGCAGTTTATCCGCAAAGACAGCTTGGCAGCCGATATGGGATGTACATTTGATGAAGAAGGAAAACTGATCACGGAAGCATCCGGACAAACGAGTGTGCCGCATGTCTATGCAGCAGGTGAATACGTCAATCAAGCTCCTTCCTCGCTTATACTGGCAGCGGCAGAAGGTGCGAAGGTCGCAGCAAGTATGAATTTGCATTTTGTTGAATCCCGCTTCAGCTGA
- a CDS encoding XTP/dITP diphosphatase has product MDKIIIATKNAGKLKEFKAFFSDYDITAYGLDDLAEQFDDIEETGTTFEENAALKAETIAGHLQVPVLADDSGLEIDALDGRPGVYSARYAGEAKSDQANMDKVLTELQDVPEGERSARFVCVLAVSQPGKETFYARGHVDGSITKVPRGDHGFGYDPVFQPDGYEKTMAELKPEEKNQISHRKQAMLHLEKWLNDQAK; this is encoded by the coding sequence ATGGATAAAATCATCATCGCAACAAAAAATGCCGGTAAACTGAAGGAATTCAAGGCCTTTTTCTCGGACTATGATATAACGGCTTATGGGCTCGACGATTTGGCAGAGCAATTCGATGATATCGAAGAAACGGGTACGACATTCGAGGAAAACGCTGCACTGAAGGCAGAAACAATCGCAGGCCACCTGCAGGTTCCCGTACTTGCAGATGATTCCGGGTTGGAGATCGATGCACTCGATGGCCGCCCAGGCGTCTACTCGGCACGTTATGCCGGTGAAGCCAAAAGTGACCAGGCGAATATGGATAAAGTGCTGACAGAGCTGCAGGATGTGCCGGAAGGGGAGCGCAGTGCCCGATTTGTATGTGTATTGGCTGTTTCCCAGCCTGGTAAAGAAACATTCTATGCCAGGGGACATGTGGATGGCTCCATTACCAAAGTGCCGCGCGGCGACCATGGCTTTGGCTATGATCCTGTTTTTCAGCCGGATGGCTACGAAAAAACAATGGCTGAACTAAAACCGGAAGAGAAGAACCAAATCAGCCACCGGAAGCAGGCAATGCTCCATCTGGAAAAATGGCTGAATGACCAGGCAAAGTGA
- a CDS encoding metallophosphoesterase, with product MKILITSDSHGLTKEVAMLKQRHEDDVIARIHCGDSELPFEAPEMDGYYRVAGNCDYDRAYPDIEELSVAELPILITHGHLYGVKSSLGPLEELAAKKDAKVVCYGHSHVARADVMDGRLYINPVSIRLPKQSPHPTYAILTYEDGIATVRFYTLDGNEVPELEKSVSFK from the coding sequence ATGAAAATACTGATAACGAGTGACAGTCATGGGCTGACGAAAGAAGTGGCTATGCTGAAGCAGCGTCATGAAGATGATGTCATAGCGAGGATACATTGCGGCGATTCGGAGCTGCCTTTTGAGGCTCCTGAAATGGACGGCTACTATCGGGTTGCTGGAAACTGCGATTATGACAGGGCCTATCCGGACATCGAAGAGCTTTCGGTAGCCGAGCTGCCGATACTCATCACCCACGGGCATCTGTATGGGGTGAAATCGAGCCTGGGTCCGTTGGAGGAGCTGGCTGCAAAAAAAGACGCCAAGGTCGTCTGCTACGGTCATTCCCATGTGGCGAGGGCGGATGTGATGGACGGCAGGCTGTATATCAATCCTGTCAGCATCCGTCTGCCGAAGCAATCGCCGCATCCGACCTATGCCATCCTTACCTATGAAGATGGAATTGCGACGGTCCGCTTTTATACATTGGATGGCAATGAAGTGCCGGAACTGGAGAAATCTGTTTCGTTCAAATAG
- a CDS encoding DUF420 domain-containing protein has product MNEADFGYKPNHKKRNYRPLVIWLTIIIDGLVVVLSGLPPVENFDLFDVHILPMLNAIFNSFTFIFLLLALIFILKKNIIWHKRFIYSAFVTTTLFLISYVAYHYLAGDTPFGGEGIIRPIYFFILITHIVLAAVIVPLALASITRAWNMDVPRHRKIARWTMPLWLYVSLTGVIVYLMIRPYY; this is encoded by the coding sequence ATGAATGAAGCCGATTTCGGTTATAAACCAAATCATAAAAAACGCAATTATCGTCCGCTTGTTATCTGGCTGACCATCATCATCGATGGATTGGTTGTCGTACTGAGCGGCTTACCGCCTGTCGAAAATTTCGATCTGTTTGACGTACACATCCTGCCGATGCTGAATGCCATTTTCAACAGCTTTACGTTCATTTTCCTGCTGTTGGCCCTGATCTTCATCCTGAAGAAGAACATCATCTGGCATAAGCGCTTCATCTATTCGGCCTTTGTCACAACCACATTGTTCTTGATCTCCTACGTGGCGTATCACTATCTGGCAGGGGATACACCCTTCGGAGGCGAAGGCATCATCCGTCCAATCTATTTCTTTATCCTGATCACGCACATCGTGCTGGCAGCAGTCATCGTACCGCTGGCCCTCGCATCGATCACCCGTGCCTGGAACATGGACGTGCCCCGTCACCGCAAGATCGCCCGCTGGACCATGCCGCTATGGCTTTATGTCAGCCTGACAGGCGTCATCGTCTACTTGATGATCCGCCCGTATTATTGA
- a CDS encoding alpha/beta hydrolase, which yields MDKLYIIDGYGGSPKLNWQADIKQSYRGEFDIHIVNYTDASSADVEQWDKDLDRAVLQPIGAYFICHSLGCITFLRYLLRHEVQIKGVIFVSGFARKLVEFPQFDDYMANINVAKVKHLLGKSFLLASRTDRIVDWQISNELAAELDIPFILLPDGGHFTAGEGIVTMPAVKDMVKTYWL from the coding sequence TTGGATAAATTGTATATAATCGATGGATATGGCGGGTCGCCTAAGCTTAATTGGCAAGCAGATATTAAGCAAAGCTACAGAGGTGAATTTGATATACATATTGTAAACTATACGGATGCCTCGTCAGCGGATGTGGAACAATGGGATAAGGATTTGGACAGAGCTGTCTTACAGCCGATTGGTGCCTATTTCATTTGTCATAGCTTAGGCTGTATCACGTTTCTGAGATATCTTCTTCGTCATGAAGTGCAAATCAAAGGAGTTATATTCGTATCCGGATTTGCAAGAAAGCTAGTGGAATTTCCTCAATTTGATGATTATATGGCAAATATAAACGTAGCTAAAGTAAAACACTTATTAGGTAAATCATTCCTTCTTGCATCCAGGACGGATAGGATCGTTGATTGGCAGATTTCAAATGAATTGGCGGCAGAATTAGATATACCTTTTATTTTATTGCCTGATGGAGGGCATTTTACAGCAGGAGAGGGTATTGTTACGATGCCGGCTGTAAAAGATATGGTAAAAACCTATTGGTTATGA